Proteins encoded by one window of Procambarus clarkii isolate CNS0578487 chromosome 92, FALCON_Pclarkii_2.0, whole genome shotgun sequence:
- the LOC138359613 gene encoding CST complex subunit STN1-like produces the protein MEVSPSKRPDPLVYTPVASDLMSTSHHVRVFLCELQVDPQGKFFAGDKEVSRVDVIGTVVYFSHRERVETFEIDDGTGIIQCAKFTDVEVGQQDGKSVASHADDPLKDLHHILIKPDFPLKLGDLVNIRGHLNVFRERPQLIVNSLRRVVDINEEWFRVLEIDAEREAIRDKSPAETIFQELSQCSLP, from the exons ATGGAGGTGTCGCCTAGTAAGCGCCCAGACCCGCTTGTTTACACTCCTGTTGCAAG TGACTTGATGAGCACCAGTCATCATGTGAGAGTGTTCCTTTGTGAACTGCAAGTCGATCCTCAGGGCAAGTTCTTTGCTGGAGACAAAGAGGTTTCCAGAGTTGATGTTATTGGCACAGTAGTCTATTTCAGTCACCGTGAACGTGTTGAAACGTTTGAAA TTGATGACGGGACAGGTATAATACAGTGTGCCAAGTTCACTGATGTTGAGGTAGGGCAGCAAGATGGGAAAAGTGTTGCGAGTCATGCTGACGATCCCTTGAAAGATTTACATCACATCCTGATAAAACCAGATTTCCCTTTAAAACTGGGAGATTTAGTCAATATACGAGGGCATCTTAACGTCTTCCGAGAACGACCACAACTTATTGTGAATAGCTTAC GTCGTGTTGTTGATATAAACGAAGAGTGGTTTAGAGTCCTGGAAATTGATGCTGAGCGGGAAGCAATTAGAGATAAGTCTCCAGCAGAGACAATATTTCAAGAGTTAAGCCAGTGCTCTTTACCTTAG
- the LOC123775195 gene encoding transmembrane and coiled-coil domain-containing protein 6, with amino-acid sequence MECENTISLENIRQKARESDQAFRLKKRSIARDDRRLHLDDVVAKLKVPSTEEFSKLASQLKKQKSLETLQRIRLGLSNSQENIAIFLKTQGALYSLTGCLTSHDASLAREAACTLVNLALGNEKQCLEVCQRAGVYIILHMSNNNPDLQDPCAWCIGNLCGTHVSVCKLLMTQGVEGRLVSLLDSYSPHVLQSAAHALLHYLSTVPERIKHVCEPNIVRKLISALSLGGTVAEVAWCLFVLSTCRDVCGLLVDQGIIKAAFTIMEQLINEQNVNVCALTAIVRVVLNCVGAVPGTAVQVCYRSEQFVRVIKALLYSPHSHLRSESIHLLANVVNSASEESLTGKCIVDDLSLRERLESAVRSALAARFVTGPPDTSNFHGII; translated from the exons ATGGAGTGTGAAAATACAATCAGTTTGGAAAACATCCGCCAGAAGGCACGTGAAAGCGACCAAGCATTTCGATTAAAGAAGAGAAGCATAGCTCGTGATGATCGTCGTTTGCACTTGGATGATGTGGTAGCAAAGTTAAAG GTGCCTTCAACAGAGGAATTTTCAAAGCTGGCTTCTCAACTAAAGAAGCAAAAGTCCTTGGAGACCCTGCAGAGGATACGTCTTGGCCTGAGCAATAGTCAGGAAAATATCGCCATCTTCTTAAAAACTCAGGGTGCCTTGTATTCACTGACGGGTTGCCTGACAA GTCATGATGCAAGCCTAGCGAGAGAAGCTGCTTGTACTCTAGTCAACTTGGCCCTTGGGAATGAGAAGCAGTGCTTGGAAGTGTGTCAAAGGGCAGGAGTATACATTATTCTACACATGTCTAACAACAATCCTGACCTTCAG GATCCATGTGCATGGTGTATTGGTAATTTGTGTGGGACACATGTTAGTGTGTGTAAGTTGCTGATGACACAAGGGGTGGAAGGTAGACTGGTCAGTCTTCTTGACTCTTACTCACCACATGTATTGCAGTCTGCAGCACATGCTCTCCTCCACTATCTCTCAACCGTTCCAGAAAGAATTAA GCATGTGTGTGAGCCAAATATAGTGCGAAAACTCATCAGTGCCCTAAGTCTTGGTGGTACTGTAGCAGAGGTTGCCTGGTGTCTCTTTGTGTTGTCAACCTGCAGAGATGTATGTGGCCTCCTAGTTGACCAAGGCATCATAAAAGCAGCCTTTACAATAATggaacaattaattaatgaacaA AATGTGAATGTTTGTGCTTTGACTGCCATTGTGCGTGTGGTGCTGAACTGTGTTGGTGCTGTACCGGGCACTGCAGTACAG GTGTGCTACCGCAGTGAACAATTTGTGCGTGTTATCAAAGCTTTGCTCTATTCACCCCACTCTCACTTGCGTAGTGAGTCCATACACCTTTTAGCCAATGTTGTGAATTCTGCATCTGAGGAATCTCTAACAG GTAAATGTATTGTTGATGACCTGAGTTTACGGGAGAGACTGGAGAGTGCTGTCCGCAGTGCTCTGGCTGCTAGGTTCGTCACAGGTCCTCCAGACACTTCCAATTTTCATGGTATTATATAA